GAAAGTGCAAAGACCTGTCCGTGTATGTCGGACGATTTGTAAAAATGAATTTCCGGTTCTGGTGTCCCTTCCTCAATCTTATCCGTTTGATACACGAACAGTGTGTTCGAACGCTTTTCTAAATTATCAAAAATGATCTGCTCGGCATGGGTCAGCTTGAATAATCCAGCTACAACAATCTGTGTGTAACCATTGAGATCCAATTCGCTGATATGCCCGGCAACTTCCACGTAACGAACCGCACGCGTTGTAAAACCTTTTTCTGCAGCAAGTGTGTAAAACTTTGTATAGTACTCTGCAAGTGAGAAGAGCCGGTTGTACGTGAACGCCGACAATACATCTTTCATTTTTCGTTCGGGAACCTGTGCTAGCCGGAGTTCCTCCAATTCACCAAACAATTTCAATCCAATCGGAATAAATGCATCGAGCGATGTAAAGTAATCGCCGCCCAATCGTTCCCTCAAGTCAGTATGCACAAGGTGAAGCAAAGCGACCGCGTCGATCGGCTCTAAATCATGCACAGGCTCCGGATTGAGATGCTGATACAGCGAAAGAATAAACTCATCCACGGAAAATATTTTGGGGGGAATGATGCTGCCTCCAACACGATGAGCAAGCTCTTTACGCAAGAAATGCGCGGGACGTTTTCCGGGGAAAACAACTGCGACATTTGAGAAGTCTCTTCCATACGCTTCCAGATGGGAGGCAACGGTTTTAATAAGATGCTCGGTTGGACCAAGGACAATGCGTTCGCTCATACAACCACCCGCAATTTCTTTCTGTCCACAAAAGCCAGGATGCCATGAATGGTGTAACGAGTGCCAGGAAACAACTTCGCATGTTTTGAACCCCCTGTTTCATCTCCCCCTAAGAGGGGGAGAGATAATATTCCTTCCCCTTTTAGGGGAAGGTTAGGATGGGGTTCCGTGCTAATATTAGAATCTTCAGAAGTAACACCATTAAAATAATTATCGAGGATATCCACATATCCCATCACTTGATCGGTATATCCTTCTTTATCATCTCCCGTTTTAAAATCGAGAACTGTCACCGTGTCCTTATCGACGATAATCCGATCCATGCGGAAGAGCCGTCCATCCGGATGAACAAATTCTTGCTCATTCATTATTCTTCTGCCTTCAACGTGAACAAAGAACGGCGCAATTTCCGGCGAACGCAGAAATTCAAGTATTGACGATTTGATGCGCTCCTCATCGGCGGGCTGCATCCAGCTTCCCGCAGTATTCTTTATCGATGATGAGATGATCATCTCAACGTCCACACCTGCGTACTCTACATGCGACAATACATCGTGAATAGCGTCACCGCGGCGGCGTTCATAGAGCGCCAGTTTCTCCGATGAAATATTGCTTACAGATACTCGCACCGACGAATGATGGAGCGGCACAACCAGCTCGATTGCTTGCTTCTGTTTTTCTACTTCCGGCTTTGTCGATGATTCGTAGCCAGAAAATGGCAGAAATTTTGATGGTTCATCGGCGTATTCTGTTTTTACGCTGATCACGTACATTTCTTCTTTTGCCCGCGTAAAAGCAACATACAATTTATTAAGATCATCGACCGCTCGTTCGAAACGGTGTTGATTGTATAATTCCTGAAGTGTGTCATCAAACGCGGCGTTCTTTTGAGTAATATGCACTAACCGGACACCGTCTGTATCTTCTTCGACAAATAAATTTTCGGATCGCAGTTTGGAATCTACCAGTAAAACGACGACAACGCGATTGTCCAATCCTTTCGCTTTGTGGATTGTCATCACCGAAACGGCATCTTCGCCGCGGGGCACTGCGATATTCCAATCCGTATCATCCGATTCATCATCGGCAAAGGCGAGGAAATCTTTGAGATTATTCTGTCCCGTCTCTTCAAAATTTCTCATCACATCCAAGAGCTTTGCAAGTGCGCCTTCTTCTTCGGGCGCAATCTCGAACAAACGGAATTGTTTATAGATTTCTGACAGAAGATCGTACATCGGCAAGTAACCAACGACTGTGAAGAGTTCATCAAAGTACCGTCTCCAGACATCGGCATAACGCAGGCGGAACGATGCATACAGCGGCGCTGGATGTTCCGCTCTACGCGCCTGAAGAAGGAACGAATGAAGTTCCCCTTGAGTCAACTTCACATTATCAGCAGCAAGTGCGCGATGAAAAGTACCGCTCAGTAAGACGGTTGCAAATGAAAGATCATCAATTGGTGAATCGAGGAAGCGAAGAAGCGCAATGATATCACCGGTGATTGCACGCCCGCGAATGTCGAGACTGCTGTGCGAAATAAACGGAATATGTGCTCCATTAAGCCATCCGCTGATCGCAATGACATGTTCGTTTTTCGGAGTCAGGATTGTGATATCGCCATGCCGGTAACCACGCGTGTGACAATCGTGAATAATTTCTAATATTTTCGCGTGCTCCTGTTCTTGATCTTCGTCTTTTTCAAACGAAACAACCTCAACGTATCCCTTCTTCTTATTCTTTTCTTCTACCTCTTGTTTGAACGTTGACAACCCGCTGGCATGCGGTGCGTCGCCTTCTATTGTAGAAGGTACGATGGAATGAAAAACTGTTTTGTTGAAATCGAGAATTCGTTCGAAGCTGCGGTAATTTGTTTCTAATTCCCGTACTTCCGGCGGCGCTGAGGGAAAGACGTTGTTTGTCATAACGTTTTTCATAATGCGCCAATCGGCATGACGGAATGCGTAAATGGATTGTTTGGTATCTCCAACGACAAACAGACTTCCCTGCTTTGACAGCGCTTCGGCAAACAACGGCTTTATTGCTTCCCACTGCACCGGCGCAGTGTCCTGAAATTCATCGATGAGATAATGGAAAATGGCATCGCCCAAATAAAAATATATTTGCGGCACAATTTCTTCCGAGATATAATGCAGAAGCGTACGATTGATATCGGAAAGATTCACCTGACCGTTGCGCCGCATAATCTGTTCGATAGTACCCCGAAACAACTTATGTGCTTCGACGTACGGAAGATAATAGTGATATGCCTGCTGCACAACATACTCTGCAGCAAGCGAGCTGAACTTCTCATGCAGCGGCGCAAAACGCGTATTCCACTTTTCCGTTTTTTCTTTTTCAATCTTCGATTTGCCGGCTTTCACCGGTTTATGAATGCTTTTCAATTCTATCAGCTTGTCCACTTCTCCGGCTTGAGCGACAGCAGCGGCATTTTCATAATTCTTCGTTATCTCCAAACCGGAGTCTCGTACAAGTGTATGGAGTTGATGAAACGTATCAAGAATTTCCTTGCGCAGTATAGTCACCTGTCTGCTGTTTTCAGAAGATGGTAAAACCTCTTTCGATTGTGCGCTGAGCGTATTATACAGATTGCGGACTTCATCGGAGAGTTTTTGAAATGGATTCCAAATATATCGTGAGGAAGTATTCTGGCTATCAAGAAGAATATCTGTCAACCTTTCGAGTAATTGCTGCTTTGACGGATCAGTTGCGAGTTCGCGGGCAAATTGTTCAAAAGCCGCATCAAGTATTGTGCGGCTATTAAGGACAATTTCAAGAGTCGGCGAAAAACCAAATTCCAATGCCGAAGCGCGAAACACTCGCGCCATAAAGCTGTCGATCGTTTGCACCTGAAACGCAGAATAGTCCTGCAATATCGTTTCAATCAATTCACCGCACCGAGTGCGAAGGTTCGCTTCATCCATTGAAACAAGAG
Above is a window of Ignavibacteriales bacterium DNA encoding:
- a CDS encoding UvrD-helicase domain-containing protein, with translation MASILLNDTELQFPNFTIVSASAGSGKTHTLTLKILQLLLSPKVPHNRLNNVLAMTFTKNAAAEMRQRVLEYLKKAYHGNKNILDQLCPLVSMDEANLRTRCGELIETILQDYSAFQVQTIDSFMARVFRASALEFGFSPTLEIVLNSRTILDAAFEQFARELATDPSKQQLLERLTDILLDSQNTSSRYIWNPFQKLSDEVRNLYNTLSAQSKEVLPSSENSRQVTILRKEILDTFHQLHTLVRDSGLEITKNYENAAAVAQAGEVDKLIELKSIHKPVKAGKSKIEKEKTEKWNTRFAPLHEKFSSLAAEYVVQQAYHYYLPYVEAHKLFRGTIEQIMRRNGQVNLSDINRTLLHYISEEIVPQIYFYLGDAIFHYLIDEFQDTAPVQWEAIKPLFAEALSKQGSLFVVGDTKQSIYAFRHADWRIMKNVMTNNVFPSAPPEVRELETNYRSFERILDFNKTVFHSIVPSTIEGDAPHASGLSTFKQEVEEKNKKKGYVEVVSFEKDEDQEQEHAKILEIIHDCHTRGYRHGDITILTPKNEHVIAISGWLNGAHIPFISHSSLDIRGRAITGDIIALLRFLDSPIDDLSFATVLLSGTFHRALAADNVKLTQGELHSFLLQARRAEHPAPLYASFRLRYADVWRRYFDELFTVVGYLPMYDLLSEIYKQFRLFEIAPEEEGALAKLLDVMRNFEETGQNNLKDFLAFADDESDDTDWNIAVPRGEDAVSVMTIHKAKGLDNRVVVVLLVDSKLRSENLFVEEDTDGVRLVHITQKNAAFDDTLQELYNQHRFERAVDDLNKLYVAFTRAKEEMYVISVKTEYADEPSKFLPFSGYESSTKPEVEKQKQAIELVVPLHHSSVRVSVSNISSEKLALYERRRGDAIHDVLSHVEYAGVDVEMIISSSIKNTAGSWMQPADEERIKSSILEFLRSPEIAPFFVHVEGRRIMNEQEFVHPDGRLFRMDRIIVDKDTVTVLDFKTGDDKEGYTDQVMGYVDILDNYFNGVTSEDSNISTEPHPNLPLKGEGILSLPLLGGDETGGSKHAKLFPGTRYTIHGILAFVDRKKLRVVV